A part of Camelus bactrianus isolate YW-2024 breed Bactrian camel chromosome 7, ASM4877302v1, whole genome shotgun sequence genomic DNA contains:
- the PAXIP1 gene encoding PAX-interacting protein 1 isoform X2 encodes MQAEASVVMCWVSPEDRSALWAMLTFHGGGCQLNLNRKCTHLVVPEPKGEKYECALKRAGIKIVTPDWVLDCISEKTKKDEALYHPRLIIYEEEEEEEEEEEEAENEEQDSQNEGSTDEKSSPPSSQEGSPPGDRQFSPKSNTDKSKGELMFDDSSDSSPEKQERNLNWTPAEVPQLAAVKRRLPPGKEPSLINLCANVPPVPGSILPPEVRGNLMASGQNLQSSERSEMMASWSPAVRTLRNITNNADIQQINRPSNVAHILQSLSAPTKTLEPQVNHSQQGHASAVLLGQVKATPEPHVPPPQPHPVLHLPPQQIVQLQPPPPHAAPQPYPPPPPHLFPQPPPPRPPPPALQQQLHQLQQHQLAQLHQQQLQRLHQPPPPPLQGPAPPPQPPPQPPHVQPQLFGHDPAVDIPEEGFLLGCVFAVADYPEQMSDRQLLATWKRIIRAHGGTVDPTLSSRCTHLLCESQVSGLFAQAMKERRRCVTAHWLNAVLKKKQMVPPHRALHFPVAFPPGGKPCSQHIISVTGFVDSDRDDLKLMAYLAGARYTGYLCRSNTVLICKEPTGLKYEKAREWRIPCVNAQWLGDILLGNFEALRQIQYGRYTAFNLQDPFAPTPHLVLNLLDAWRVPLKVSPELLTGVRLPPKLKQNEVTNIQPSSKRARIEDIPPPTKKLTPELTPFVLFTGFEPVQVQQYIKKLYILGGEVAESAQKCTHLIASKVTRTVKFLTAVSVVKHIVTPEWLEECFRCQKFIDEQNYLLRDAEAEVLFSFSLEESLRRAHVSPLFKAKYFYITPGICPSLATMKAIVECAGGRVLSRQPSFRRLMEHKQNKSLSEIILISCENDLHLCREYFARGIDVHNAEFVLTGVLTQTLDYESYKFN; translated from the exons ATGCAGGCTGAGGCCTCTGTTGTAATGTGCTGG GTGTCACCTGAAGACAGAAGCGCGCTATGGGCGATGCTCACTTTCCATGGCGGGGGCTGCCAGCTGAACCTCAACAGGAAGTGCACACACTTGGTCGTTCCCGAGCCGAAGGGG GAGAAATATGAATGTGCTTTAAAGAGAGCAGGTATTAAGATCGTGACCCCCGACTGGGTCCTGGACTGCATATCTGAGAAGACCAAAAAGGACGAAGCACTTTATCACCCCCGGCTCATTATTtatgaagaggaagaagaggaggaagaggaggaggaggaggcagaaaatGAGGAGCAGGATTCCCAGAACGAGGGCAGCACAGATGAGAAGTCGAGCCCTCCCAGTTCCCAGGAAGGCTCTCCTCCTGGGGACCGACAGTTCTCACCCAAATCAAACACTGACAAGTCCAAAGGGGAACTGATGTTTGACGATTCATCAGATTCATCACCTGAAAAACAGGAGAGAAATTTAAACTGGACGCCGGCCGAAGTACCCCAGTTAGCGGCAGTGAAGCGCAGGCTGCCTCCTGGCAAGGAGCCCAGCTTGATTAACTTGTGCGCCAACGTGCCGCCCGTTCCGGGGAGCATCCTGCCTCCCGAGGTGCGCGGTAACCTCATGGCCTCGGGACAGAACCTCCAAAGTTCTGAAAGATCAGAGATGATGGCTTCTTGGAGTCCAGCTGTGCGGACACTGAGAAATATCACTAATAATGCTGACATTCAGCAGATTAACCGACCGTCCAACGTAGCACAC ATCTTGCAGTCCCTCTCAGCACCTACGAAAACCTTGGAGCCGCAGGTGAACCACAGCCAGCAGGGCCACGCGAGCGCGGTGCTGTTAGGGCAGGTGAAGGCGACTCCTGAGCCGCACGTGCCACCGCCGCAGCCGCACCCGGTGCTGCACCTGCCGCCCCAGCAGATCGTGcagctgcagccgccgccgccgcatgCGGCCCCGCAGCCTTATCCCCCGCCGCCGCCACACCTGTTCCCGCAGCCACCGCCGCCCCGGCCGCCGCCACCGGCCCTGCAGCAGCAGCTGCACCAGCTGCAGCAGCACCAGCTGGCCCAGCTGCACCAGCAGCAACTCCAGCGCCTGCACCAGCCGCCGCCACCGCCCCTGCAGGGCCCGGCGCCCCCGCCGCAGCCCCCACCGCAGCCCCCGCACGTGCAGCCCCAGCTGTTTGGACACGACCCGGCAGTGGACA TTCCAGAAGAAGGCTTCTTACTGGGCTGCGTGTTTGCAGTTGCAGACTACCCAGAGCAGATGTCTGACAGACAGCTGCTGGCCACCTGGAAAAGG ATAATCCGGGCGCACGGCGGCACTGTGGACCCCACGCTCTCCAGCCGCTGCACGCACCTCCTCTGTGAGAGCCAGGTCAGCGGGCTGTTCGCACAG GCGATGAAGGAGCGGCGGCGGTGCGTCACGGCGCACTGGCTGAACGCTGTCCTCAAGAAGAAGCAGATGGTGCCGCCGCACCGGGCGCTGCACTTCCCGGTGGCCTTCCCCCCGGGCGGGAAGCCCTGCTCCCAGCAC ATTATTTCCGTAACTGGGTTTGTCGACAGCGACAGGGATGACCTCAAGTTAATGGCCTACCTAGCCGGCGCCAGGTACACAGGCTACCTGTGTCGCAGCAACACGGTCCTCATCTGCAAGGA ACCCACCGGTTTAAAGTATGAGAAAGCCAGAGAGTGGAGGATCCCGTGTGTGAACGCCCAGTGGCTGGGAGACATCCTCCTCGGGAACTTCGAGGCCCTGCGGCAGATCCAGTACGGCCGCTACACGGCCTTCAACCTGCAGGACCCCTTTGCCCCGACGCCGCACCTGGTGTTGAACCTGCTAG ATGCTTGGAGAGTGCCATTGAAGGTGTCACCAGAGCTGCTGACG GGCGTAAGGCTGCCTCCCAAACTGAAACAGAATGAAGTAACTAACATCCAGCCTTCTTCCAAAAGAGCCAG aattgAAGATATACCACCACCCACCAAAAAGTTAACGCCAGAATTGACCCCTTTTGTGCTTTTCACTGGATTTGAGCCTGTTCAAGTTCAACAGTATATTAAG AAGCTCTACATCCTTGGCGGGGAGGTCGCCGAGTCTGCGCAGAAGTGCACCCACCTCATCGCCAGCAAGGTGACACGCACGGTGAAGTTCCTGACGGCCGTGTCCGTGGTGAAGCACATCGTGACTCCGGAGTGGCTGGAGGAGTGCTTCCGGTGCCAGAAGTTCATTG ATGAGCAGAACTACCTCCTCCGAGACGCCGAGGCTGAGGTGTTGTTCTCCTTCAGTTTGGAAGAGTCCTTGAGGAGGGCACACGTCTCTCCGCTCTTTAAG GCGAAGTACTTTTACATCACACCCGGCATCTGCCCGAGCCTGGCGACCATGAAGGCCATCGTGGAGTGCGCGGGGGGCAGGGTGCTGTCCCGGCAGCCGTCCTTCCGGAGGCTCATGGAGCACAAGCAGAACAAG AGTttgtcagaaataattttaatatccTGTGAAAATGACCTCCACTTGTGTCGAGAGTACTTCGCCCGAGGCATCG ACGTCCACAACGCCGAGTTCGTCCTCACCGGAGTGCTGACGCAGACGCTGGACTACGAAT CGTATAAGTTTAACTGA